The window TtatatccttttttaaaatatgcttttgttattaaattaaaaggagtCTTCTAAAGCATCCTAAAGAAAAAAGTGCATCTCTTTTTCAAGTAAAAGGGGCGAAAATGCTTCCTTGTCCACATTATAAAATGGGAAAAGTTGCTGGTGGAAACGAggctatttttttatactaatcaGATCGGATTCCTTCACTAAAAAAAACCCCATAGACTCCTCAATTGCAACTGAAAGCTACCCATAAACACATACCCAACATTTTCAAAAGACGTAAAGGAAGCAACAAAGCCACACAAAACAGGTGAAAAGATGGGTTTTAAGCAAAAAGCAATAGCATTAAGCGGCATCCAACTTTTGTgaggataaataaaatatgcCCACATAGTTCTTTAATCTTTCACATATTATAAATCACCAGCTAGAAAGCAAGTAGCTAGGTCACCAGTGGAATCTCATATTTTGGAATCTCGagcttgttaaatttttttaatcattttaatatactcatattaaaaataaattttaaaaaataaaaaatattattttaatatattttcaaataaaatatactttaaaaaaactactatAATTCCAAACACTAATCCAATCTTCAACACCCCCAAGATCAAGGCATGTGAAAAGTTTGATTTTCATGTTCCTTCCTCACAGTCCAGCTTAATCAATGCACCATAAGATGCCCCATGACATGCATACACTTACAAAatcctcatatatatatatatatatatatatgcgtaCGGATATAAGTGCCTATTATCTTACTATTGGACATGACAGAAAGTTGTCTCTGATGTGAGTTGtctgtattcttttttttttcgtacAAACTTCTGATATGGAAAATTAGTGTCATAAACTATCTCTTCTCCAGACAATTTGACTTGATAAGGTACGTTAATGGAAATGTGAAAGCATCCCCCCATTTTAAACAaccttttctttccctttagTTTGTTAAACGACTGTCAGATGAGATTTCCTCCAAACAATTTGACTGGGAATTGGAAATGTGAAAGCTTCTCTTCATTTCAAACAACTTGTTTTCTCTAGAACTATCATTTTAAGCAATTTTGTGATggatttatgcttttttttggggtgtcataaaatatttcttagatTATTGAACCATTAAAAGACTCTGCTgctatattaaatttaatacaaAAGTATGAAATACTTTCgatcttttatattattattattatagtttttttttccttacaataTCCTTTGACTCTGCTTGTCGTCACTACGTGTTAGTCAATGTGCCGATAGTTACCTATAGAAAATTACCACTACCCTGATGTGGAAACATAATCCATTAAAAGCAAACGGCCATATCCATGCACAAAAGTAACTTTTCAAAGGCAAATGCAGAGTactttaatttagtccttgatCCCTTCTTTATGGGTTAGAACTTCCATTTAGACAAAACTTTATCTCTCCTTAATTTATTCCTATCCTTGACGCTTTGTACGCGACCCACCTGTAATGGGTCCTACATTTAGACTTTTATACACGACACTGTTCATGACGTGGATTGATGATGTGGACCAAAAAAGCTCATCATCAGCTTTTCCACGCCACCTAACTTGTTCCTTGGCGGCTATGTCACATgagtctttatttatttttatttttttcctggggggggggggggggggggggttcccAACATGTTTTTTAGCACTTTATATATGCACATAAGCACCTCCCATTCCTATCTATCTACAAGTAAATCTTCTCTCTCATTTTCCCCTTGGTAAACCGCAAATTAGTGTTGATATTTCTCTCTATTTCATCCTTAATTTGTTTATCTCCATCATGGCTAGCCAAGAAGAGGGCATCAAGCTCTTTGGAGCAACAATTACGTTGCATGATAAACAAGAAGGTAATAAAGAAGATCCAAACAAGGAAAATCCAACCACTGACAAGAGACCAGAGAAGGTCAGACCTTGCCCTAGATGTAAGAGCATGGAGACCAAGTTTTGTTACTTCAACAACTACAATGTTAACCAGCCAAGATATTTCTGTAAGGGCTGCCAGAGGTACTGGACGGCAGGTGGGGCCCTACGAAATGTTCCTGTGGGTGCCGGCCGCCGGAAAACTAAGCCACCTGGCCGGGTTGGTCTTGACGGTTACTCGGAGGGGTGCTTGTATGATGGCTCTGGTGGGGTTCACCAATTTGAGCTAGATGGGATGGTTTTGGAGGAGTGGCACTTGGCAACGACCCATGGCAGTTCCCGTCATGTTTTCCCCGTGAAGCGGCGGAGGAGCGGTGGCTCAGGTGGTCAAACTTGTTGATAGTCTTTATCTTTATCATCATGCGtgtattatatatacaaaaccGGTTTTGATCATATAACCTTCTAAATTTCTAATGGTATATAGTTCTATGTATGTGCATATTAACCTCATAACTTGATATTTggcctttttatttcttatgtctgcatttaaaatttcaataaataagaCAATAGAGAATATTAACTAATAAACTAATGGTCACAtctattcaaaatatttctgATTAATACActatattatcaatttttttttggtaattatatTTCTGAGTTGCACAAAATCAATCATGTAGTTGACTTATAATACTCTTTAGGGATGGTTGCTCTGTATGGCATTTCAATATGAAGATCAATTATTACTCATATTTAGCTCTTAAAAGATATCCTACcacaaaattaaactttaatatcGACGGAATATTATATtggtatataaaaaatatttttttggtattaaaaaataaattattaggtcTTTTTATTCTACCAATAATTTTTTCCGCAATTTTCAatactaataaaattattaataaaatatttgcacctaaaaatcagtttttaccatttaatttttgttaaaatttttattgttttttatttctccatagaaattttcaatattgaagaaatcatctataaaatattcacatttaaaaatcaacttttaccatctattttttattagaaatttcaTCACCGTATATTTTTTTGACTAAATATTCTGTTGCTGAGTTGCTATAATTTTTAGAAGTTTTACCAAAAGTTTTAGAATGGATAGAAACATTTGATGATTTCAttagagattttattttatttttattttgtttgttatgaTCCCAAAATCAATGATTGCTTACTCATAATAaaaccacaacaacaacaaaaggtatctccaaaaattaatttataaaattttcacaatgAATAATgctaaataaattatacaaacaTAAGTTTTCACAGTTTGAAGATTTAAGAGGcgaattcatataaataatgcACAACAATAAGATAAGTagaatttcatattaaaaaaaaagtacaaataaacaataaaagataCAAGTGTGAAACCATTCGGGAATACTATTAGATCAATAAAAAGAAGTATACCTGGTACATCTCATTGGATGTGCTAAAAATGAAGTGTGCTAAAGGTGCTAAAAGGTCCATGCATGGGAGGAAATGATACACCTATAATTGTACTTTGTTGAGCTAGATAAATTCTATTTTGTTGCATTGTCTTCATTTCAATAGCCATTTTTTCCTGAATCTTTTGCTTCACAATCTTATCAAATTCCTATGATTAATAGCTTAGGTCAGAATACGATGTGCTTAAAGTTAAAATAGTACAACACTCTCTCAATTCTCTGGTTGATGCTATAGGCAAACTACAAATCTAATTCATATTTGATCAGGTTGTTGCAATAGTTTTCAACCACACTTGAGGATCATTACGAGGAGTGAAAGTATTTTCACTAAATTTCTCAACCATGTTGGTATTATATCTCTCCAAATAAAATcgggttttaaaattcaattacattTCATACAATTGATacaaataaacaattttaaatcaataataattatcaaaacaCTTACTACGAATGGATACGCTCTTTTATCGATGAAAATTTTATCAtatctctctttttatattagtttcttTGTATAACTTCATTAGAGTCGTTCTCGACCCAGTTCTTTCTTGTATATTAAATAGTTTGTTAGAAGTCTCACTAATAAATACATAACTAAGACTTCAAGACAAATAACGAAATATATCACAATGAAATCTTATTTGGTGTTGGGCATGATGGGTAAATGAAATCGCTCCTCTATTGTGCTTGCTCATCCatccatgagttttttttattttgattttgtttattggATCATGAATGCTTTATAAGAGTTTTCGATACAACAAACTCAAGATGTATTTCCCAATTATGATATATGACATACTTTGGTCTATATCTTTTTCATATCTCTATGTTATTCGATTTGGCTTTGTATAggtatcattaaaaaaatcacataactTGGTACACCTAATTGTTAAAtcatatatgatttaatttattatatataagttaggtaagaaaataaaataaaacatgtttaaaataatataaaattaatataacactTAATTATGAAAACATATTGAATATTGGTTCTTTAAACTTTTATAATTGCACTATGATTTTTTCATACTCTCCTCACAAGTAACTCATTGCTCTTCTTTGACCaaaaaattttcttaatttattttataatttaaaaaattagatacttgaatttgagattatttttctaaacttaaaCTTTCTCCACCAAACATTTACCATATACATCTATTCAGGATGGTCACCAAGTTGACTCCATTAAATAATGGTTCTTCAAATGACTACTTCATCGTACATTACCAGAAAGTtagcaaataacaaaaaaaaatgctaaaagaaaaaattttgtAGGTAGTTTTTGATGGAAATAACAACATAATATTTCCCATCGGTAGATTCCGATGGAAATTgcgatagaataaaaaaaatcaataaaaatcccATTGGTAATTCAACACATTAGCAATATTGATGGAAATGGTGATggaaattatattgaaaaatttaaatgaattaaaactaGATAGTTCTTTTTTCCCTTATAAATACAACCACCCAAACCACCAGCATCAATCTATATTTGTTAGTAGTGTCAACTTTTCTCTTTTGGTTCCATCTTTTATGAACCTTCACTACACCAAGTAAGCAaacttatctatttttttgtgACCCATTTGTGTTGaggttaatttattgaatttgtttttgtagtatCTGTAATTGCCTTATATATTTAAGTGTTCTATAACTTTTTTCTAAATAGTTTTCTTGTATTAATGCATGATGTGTATGTTAGGATTTGTTTTGGGTTTGGGgggaattgattttatttttcatttgatgaaattgagattaaGTTTGTAACTTAGATGTGTTATAATTGAAGAGATGATGGGTAATTTAATGGGTACTAATTAtattttgctaaatttattgttaagctagaaatttaaggaaaattaattttttttagaattgataataactaaaaagTATTAAgttagattgaataagtttgaattgaataaaTGATGGATATTTAGTTGGATACcgattatttttgttaattttattgtttagttcATATTTGATGAGAAATAGAATTTGtatataattcataattaattattagattgcaaattcatttttaataaaaaaattattggaattGATAGatacattattaataaatgttgtcatcaataatttgggtgaaattaataattacactaccaaacataatTTACAAGTGGGTCTAACTAGATTACTTATTTCTCTTATCCATGTCCATAAACATGAggcttataaataaaataaactctaGGTTGAACTTTCTTTTTcatgtattaatttatatttgtgtGTATCATACAAGTACCTCACACGAGTCACACCCCTTTCCGACGGTTTACACCTTAGCTTTTTGtcatattattatattagatAGAACTTTGTATTAATTTCTAATAACATACtggttttgtatattttaagtCAAGATGGTACGATAttgtattaaaagaatgaataccttaatatatattaataactataattatatGGTAATGTCATGACCTTTATAATTGGAGGTGTAATGTATGTActtgtattttaaagaaatgatGGATGATGCACCTCTTATATAAGTATTGATTGAATGAAATGAATGTGATCTAGGTTGTTAATATCTTTGCAGGTAATTAATACAAGACATAATTTTAGGTAGGTTCCTGTGCAGAGAAAACTTtactaaaattttattgaattgaataaatttattattttagttagaAGAATTCTAATATGTTAGATATGCATGTGTAGTGTACAATAGTGTTACAAGTTATGTCAAAAATCACTcggaataaaatataataaaatgaaataagaacgaggtaacttgaaaaaaatatatatcatttttttaattgtaaatgaTTGTTTGCATGTATAAAgataccaaaataaaaagggaGGCATTACATCTATTATTAGTAGATGTTTTATTAATGTGATGCAATGCTTTTTGCAAAAgtgtatcaaaattaaaaaaacacaagtttaataactttctAGGCTTGTGTatcatatcaatatatcaaaattatccaaaaaaaaaacttaaaagcttCAATATGAACGCATTACAAATACTTTACCAAACACAAAGTAAATCCTCACAAACTTGCCAAATCATAATTATGGTAAAACACATCTTCATTATCACACTACTTGGTCTtctccatgaaaaaaataaaatgaaatttggattctaaaacatatttaaaattgGCGTAGAGATACTTATCACATCATATTAGGTgggtaagagagagagagagagagagagagagagagagagagagagagaaaattggcATAGAGATACTTACTGCATCATATTAGGtgggtgagagagagagagagatatttgggatttttcactttttcttttctttttggaacaATTATTTTCCATTTATCCAATTTATTAATATTGCACTGTTAAAGAGAAATGCAAATAACATGATGATAACTATAGTTCaaactgtgtttttaaaaaatttaattttttttgttaaaatttaatatggtttgtacgttttagatcgttttgatgtgctgatgtcaaaaataatttttaaaaaataaaaaaaatcattagcatgcatttcgacatgaaaagttatttgaaaagcaaccgctattacactgccaaacacgctctcaAAAATAAAACGGAATAAAGTAGAGTGAAACTTGAAATATGCTTCATGAGGATTTCAACAAGTACTAtaagttcaaataaataaataaaaaaagtcccAACATTGATTTGTGAGTAATGATACAAGGATTTTGCCCTGTTTGGGATTGCGATATAATAAAAGTaggctaaaatttaattttttatttaaaattaattttttatatttttttgaatcgttttaatatgttaatattaaagatatattttaaaaactaaaaataaatattattttaatatatttttaaatgaaaaaaactttaaaaaacaatcactaacCCAAACATCCCCTAAATAGCATACTACACAACCatggaaaattaaatttttatttaaggtttTTCATGACTTAATTGTGCATACCATTAGTACTCTAATAGTCTAATGTTATTTAAGGAGACGACGAAGTCCGTACTTTCAGTTAGTAAGTAAGAGGGAAAAAATAATCAGAGCCTGCTTGAACGCCTCTTGGAGCGCAAAAAACCCAAAAGGGGCCACAGTACTGTAAGCCCAACCCAAAGACcttttaaattacaaatatatatttacaaacgACCTTTgcttatatcataaaatttcagTCAACTCGGCCAAAATACATCTTATACacaaaaatgatgaaaagaaaattcagaGATATTGCCTAAGTCACACCATTACATGATGGAGCAGGCATGAGGATTTTCATCACTGAAGAGGGCACTAGCTTCTTCATCAACAATGGTGGCATAAACTGGCTTTTGATAGTAACCAAACTCTTCTTCATTGTAGCCATGCTTGTCGTAGTTGTATGAAGGGGTAGGCTTCTTTTCATAGTAAGTAACTGTTTCTTGTTCATGCTGCTGCTGATAATAGTACTGTTGGTTGAAGTTATAGGATTCAGGATTGTATGGGTATGGCCATAGCTCAGCTCTTCTTCCTGTCTTCCTCACTGCTTTAAGAACTTTTCTCTGGTCTGCCCATCCCATAACTGTTACTTTTTGCATATATATGTCTATATCGATATCATCCACTCCTGTGAAAAAAAACGAAAATGATGTTTAACCATCAGTACGTACGTCTCTCACACACAAacacgagaaaaaaaatataattatttgaaatgaaaGTAACATATAATGGGACGTACGTACCATCTAGTTTTTGAATAGCCTTCCTTATCTTGGTCTCGCAGCCAGCACAATCCATATAGACTTTCATCTCTGTGATCtgaaacattagaacaaaggGTTTATTTTGGTCAGCATGCATATGATTCTAAtgctaattaaattaacatcaaTAATTTCTTGGCAACAAAATCAACACAACTTCTAATTGACAAGAACGAGAACGAGAATATATATAGTTCAATGAAGTATATACTATACTAGATTAAATCCTACATGCatggatacacacacacacagttaTAGTTAACCCTTTTAATGGTATTGTATGCTAgctagaatttaattttgattttagagATGAGCTACCTAGAATATTTACTCTTAGCAAGCTTAGCTTAATTACGGTTGTGTGATACTAATAATTATTCGATGCAAGAACACGTTTATAATGGCTGGACTACAAAACCTTAACACAGCCGTTAGCTAGGTAGCAAATCAATTAATGACGCATAACAAGAACATTATAGAACATTTTTCATGtagaaattataaaagttaTGAACGCATCATGCAAGTGCTAAGAGAAGGAGATAGAGAGCTTGAGAAAGACTTCTTACAGTCATCTTGGGAGCTTAAtagaaatcttaattataaGCTAGGAGCTCTGGTTGTTTTTAAATGTTGAACTGTATGTATGAGGATATGATGAAGAATGACTTGAGAAGTGGGTGTTTATATAGAGCGCAGGAAGCAGCTTACGTTTCATTTTACTCGTTTCTTCTTGGGAGTTAATACAAGGCATAGAACTAGAAGAGGgataagaaagaataaaatatacGAAGTCCCCCacatacctttt of the Populus nigra chromosome 7, ddPopNigr1.1, whole genome shotgun sequence genome contains:
- the LOC133699949 gene encoding heavy metal-associated isoprenylated plant protein 28-like codes for the protein MTITEMKVYMDCAGCETKIRKAIQKLDGVDDIDIDIYMQKVTVMGWADQRKVLKAVRKTGRRAELWPYPYNPESYNFNQQYYYQQQHEQETVTYYEKKPTPSYNYDKHGYNEEEFGYYQKPVYATIVDEEASALFSDENPHACSIM
- the LOC133699083 gene encoding dof zinc finger protein DOF1.5-like — translated: MASQEEGIKLFGATITLHDKQEGNKEDPNKENPTTDKRPEKVRPCPRCKSMETKFCYFNNYNVNQPRYFCKGCQRYWTAGGALRNVPVGAGRRKTKPPGRVGLDGYSEGCLYDGSGGVHQFELDGMVLEEWHLATTHGSSRHVFPVKRRRSGGSGGQTC